CGGATCCGGACCGAGCATGGTTGCCACGCTCCTGAAAAGCCGCGATATGAGCCACAATGATTTAGATGCGATCAAACGGCTCATCGCGGAGCACGAGAAGGAGGAAAACTCATGAGGCTGATACCTGTGCTGCTTTTTCTCGATACGGTCGGTTTTCATGTCATACGTGTCATGGTATCGCTGCTCTGGCAGTCCTCGATTCTGATAATGGGCGTTCTTGTTCTCACGTATTTTCTCCGTCAGCGCCGGGCTTCGATACTGCATGTGATCATGGTTTCGATGATGATAATAGTTCCGCTGATTCCTCTGTTTGCATGGATCGTTTCCTCGACCGGAACTCCGCGGGCTCCGATCAGGGTCATTCCGGGTTATACTGTGCCGGAAATGAAAACGGTTCTCACCGAAAGCTCCACAGCGCTTACGGAGACGGAATCCATGCGATTGGGGAAAACTCCGGTCATGTCAGAACCGGCAGCCGCCGATGAAAGGACAGCGGTCAAAGAGGCGCTTCCCCAGTTTCCCGTCACGCAGGACGGTCAGGCGCGTCGTTTCCTGCCCGCATCGTTTCCGTGGGCGATGGGACTGATCGTATACTGCGCAGGCGCCGCGATGTTTCTGTTCATGACAATCATGGGAAGGCTCCGTATACGGCGCTGGCTTTTGTACAGCAGTGTTGTGACCGACGGGGAGATGCTCGGGATTTTCCGGCGCGCGCGTAACCGTCTCGGGCTTACGCGGGATTTCGTGATCGTTGAAACCCCGGAAATCGAAGCTCCCATGACCATCGGAACGATACATCCCGTCGTGATGCTGCCCGAGGGATTCTCCGAAGACCTCGATGAAAGCGAGCTCGAGGCTGTTGCGCTCCATGAGCTTGCCCATATCAGGCGCTTTGACTCGCTGACGCTGGGAATCGTCTCCTACCTCCGTGCAGCGCTCTTCTTTCATCCGCTCCTATGGGCTTCTGCCCGCCGTATCGAAACGCTTGCGGAACATGCGTGCGACGATGCCGTTCTCGATGCGCTCGGAGAGCCCCTGTCATATGCGAAAATGCTTGCCCGTATCGCGGAGAATCTTCCCGTTCGGGCGATTCAGACCGAGCTTGCCACGGGTATCATTTTCTCGAGGAGTGCTTTCTTCCGCCGTGTCGAAGCGATTCTTTCCGATCGACGCGATCACATACGAAAACTTTCGCGGCTGGCTCTCGCCGGAACCGTTGCAGCCGCTGCTTTGACGTTTGTTATCGCTCTTGCGCTGCCCCTCGATGAGACGGGTAAAAAGAGCGGGAATGTAGACGTTTCCGGTATTGTGGTATTTGAGGATAAAACAATTCCTGACGCCGAAATCTATCTTAATGACCTGAATCACAGGACATTGGTAAAAGTATCCAAAACGGACAGTAAAGGAGCCTTCTCGTTCGAAATGAACAGTTCACTGCTCGAAGCGGAAAAGGACTACCGGCCGTCCGTTCTCGCCTACAGCCCCGATTACGCCGTGGGATTGGTTCAACTCGGACGGTACACCGATCCCGGCAATCTGATTGTCAGGCTCGACAACCGGATAGCCGTTTCCGGAACGGTCAGGGACGAAGCAGGAAAACCTCTTGCCGGTGCGGATATCAATGTTGTTTCACTGGGTTATTCAAATGCGGGTAATTTCAATTATACCCTTTTCGATGTGGCGTCTCTGTCCGCGCTGAGGGTGAAGTCAGACGGGAACGGCAGTTTCAGACTTCTGAATATTCCCGGGGGAAGAATGCTCATGTTTTCCGTAGCGAAAGGCGGATATGCAACTGCTGTTAAAATAGTTACGCTGGCTGCAGATCAGTCTGTCGATATTTCCCTCGCTCCGGCCGTAAGCCTGTCGGGAACGGTACAGTATGGCGATTCGGGCAAACCTGCGGCAAATGTCAGAATTTCGACCCGTTATCCGCCTGCGACTCCCTTGTTGACCGCCGAAGTCAAAACCGACCAGAACGGCCGATACACTATCCCGAATCTGCCATCCGGTCCCTACACGCTCCATGTGTACGCGGAAGGGAAATGGACTGCCCAGCCCCGGCAGAACATCGAGGTGAAGCCCGGTGAAAACCTGGACAATGTCGATTTCAAGCTCATCGGGGGCGCTGTGGTCAAGGGAAAGGTCGTTGATGGAGTCACGAACGAGCCTATCGCCGGTCACTGGATCGGGTACAAGGATCTGACGGTTACCGATTGGATGCCGTCTCTTTACACGGTCTTGACCGATGAGAACGGCGAGTTCTTCTTTACCGTTCCGCCGGGAAAAGCGAGGTTCCAGACAGCCTCGCCGGACAGGTACCAGCTCATAGAGTTGGCAGCGCGGGACACGACCGTTGCCGAAGGGAAGGTATATTCGCTCGACACCTTCGTTTTCGAACCGGGAATCACGGTGCGCGGCACAACCCGTACGTATGATGGCGCACCTGTTTCCGGCGTTGTCATCACGGGGGAAGTCGGTATCAATCTCGTATCCGACAGCAAGGGCAGGTTTGAGCTGGCGGGTCAGTCGCCGGACGGGAAGCTCACGCTCTACGCTTCACACCCGGAAAAGAGTCTTTCTGGCAAAGTCGATATCGTTATCAAACCCCGAATCGAGGTGGAGCTCCTGCTCGATGAATTCGGTAAAACATCTGTCGAGGGACGTGTGGTGGATAACGAGAACAAACCTATCCCCAATGCCGCCGTGCAGCTTGTCAGCTGGAATGATCAAAACCGGGGTACGGTCGAGAAAACGGCCATTACCGATAAACAGGGCAAATATCGTTTCGATGGTCTCACTGTCGGGAAAACATATTTGGTCGCCGCGAACGCAGACGGGTACATCATGCCCAGTATTTTAAAGGACGACCAGTTTATCGCCGACAAGGATATGCAGCCCTTGAAGGATTTTGTCATGACAAAGGGCGACCGATGGATCGAGGGCACGATCACCGATGAAAGCGGGAAACCGGTTTCAGGAGTACGTGTCTCTGTACAACAGGGTTCCGGTCCCTCCATAAGCGCCGAAACCGACAGCCATGGACACTACAGGCTCGACAACCTTTCAGGCAGCACAATCCGTCAAATGCAGGTTTCTTATACACCGTACCAGGGTAGTTACACGTATGAATATATTTCAACCAACATGCCATATGATTTTGTGTTGAAGAAAGGGAAATACTCGCTATTGGGAACAGTGGTCGATACTGACGGGAAACCTGTTGAAGGTGTGAGTTTGTATACCCGGGATCAATATCATGAAGCCGGTACTTTCTGGGTATCGACACGTACTGCGGGCGATGGCTCTTTCCGTTTCGACAGCCTCATGAACGATACGGTAAAACTTTACTTGTCAGCCCAGCAGGGAGACAAGAGGGGAGAGCTGAAATCAAAACAATACGGTCCCTATAAAGCCGACGGTACTGCTGTCACGGTGGTTGCGGAATGGGAACAGCCTGATGCAGCACCGGGCGGTCTGGTCGAGGCAGCCTCGCCGTCCGCGAGACCGTACGAGGCGAAACTGCTCAGGGTGAAGCCGCCCATACGGCTGGATGGCGAACTGGGGGACTGGAAAGGTATCGGTGCCACGCCGATGACGATAACGGAGAGCAATCCGGAATCCATGGGTAATGTCGGCGCGCGACAGCAGCAGTCGAAAGAGGATATTTCGGCTGACTTGCAGTGCATCGCGGACGGCGATTTTATCTATATCGGGATCGA
Above is a window of bacterium DNA encoding:
- a CDS encoding carboxypeptidase regulatory-like domain-containing protein, yielding MRLIPVLLFLDTVGFHVIRVMVSLLWQSSILIMGVLVLTYFLRQRRASILHVIMVSMMIIVPLIPLFAWIVSSTGTPRAPIRVIPGYTVPEMKTVLTESSTALTETESMRLGKTPVMSEPAAADERTAVKEALPQFPVTQDGQARRFLPASFPWAMGLIVYCAGAAMFLFMTIMGRLRIRRWLLYSSVVTDGEMLGIFRRARNRLGLTRDFVIVETPEIEAPMTIGTIHPVVMLPEGFSEDLDESELEAVALHELAHIRRFDSLTLGIVSYLRAALFFHPLLWASARRIETLAEHACDDAVLDALGEPLSYAKMLARIAENLPVRAIQTELATGIIFSRSAFFRRVEAILSDRRDHIRKLSRLALAGTVAAAALTFVIALALPLDETGKKSGNVDVSGIVVFEDKTIPDAEIYLNDLNHRTLVKVSKTDSKGAFSFEMNSSLLEAEKDYRPSVLAYSPDYAVGLVQLGRYTDPGNLIVRLDNRIAVSGTVRDEAGKPLAGADINVVSLGYSNAGNFNYTLFDVASLSALRVKSDGNGSFRLLNIPGGRMLMFSVAKGGYATAVKIVTLAADQSVDISLAPAVSLSGTVQYGDSGKPAANVRISTRYPPATPLLTAEVKTDQNGRYTIPNLPSGPYTLHVYAEGKWTAQPRQNIEVKPGENLDNVDFKLIGGAVVKGKVVDGVTNEPIAGHWIGYKDLTVTDWMPSLYTVLTDENGEFFFTVPPGKARFQTASPDRYQLIELAARDTTVAEGKVYSLDTFVFEPGITVRGTTRTYDGAPVSGVVITGEVGINLVSDSKGRFELAGQSPDGKLTLYASHPEKSLSGKVDIVIKPRIEVELLLDEFGKTSVEGRVVDNENKPIPNAAVQLVSWNDQNRGTVEKTAITDKQGKYRFDGLTVGKTYLVAANADGYIMPSILKDDQFIADKDMQPLKDFVMTKGDRWIEGTITDESGKPVSGVRVSVQQGSGPSISAETDSHGHYRLDNLSGSTIRQMQVSYTPYQGSYTYEYISTNMPYDFVLKKGKYSLLGTVVDTDGKPVEGVSLYTRDQYHEAGTFWVSTRTAGDGSFRFDSLMNDTVKLYLSAQQGDKRGELKSKQYGPYKADGTAVTVVAEWEQPDAAPGGLVEAASPSARPYEAKLLRVKPPIRLDGELGDWKGIGATPMTITESNPESMGNVGARQQQSKEDISADLQCIADGDFIYIGIDVTDDNIVFRQPNFEYPFSQDCIELFFDGKNTHAHPAQIFLTAFDDGRILLSGRNPVTDEKYMYFWEAVGVQAALKKSRKGYVAELAVPWSALKWAGCERGKPLGMNMRVYDSDMDGDAYSPLNLIEWVSVPGMKYQDVTFAGRLSDDVPEWYSPNWQKLNLVFSFIGQKNYNDAVTTLKEAGNDFWVNPILADVLQKMGRPDESAVAIGKIIEQAGDGWQADACIRSLCNNANQLFHQRDYKSAISLLQAAQTVKPSTVMSYQAHLLLGKCYFMNGEYEKAETELKELLKNNSVKDKNIETEVAETQRVINALDRIIAQKR